From a single Mangifera indica cultivar Alphonso chromosome 19, CATAS_Mindica_2.1, whole genome shotgun sequence genomic region:
- the LOC123202885 gene encoding metal transporter Nramp5-like has product MASPNQQHQPEISQPRGGGSNLNDDKNFDDQQKPGWKKFVAFVGPGFLVSMAYIDPGSLETDLQAGANHRYELLWVVLVALIFAFIIQSLAANLGVCSGKHLSELCKAEYPKYVKYCLWLLAEIAVINADIPEGIQNS; this is encoded by the exons ATGGCAAGCCCGAATCAGCAACATCAGCCAGAAATTTCTCAACCACGGGGCGGCGGGAGCAACCTCAACGATGACAAAAATTTTGACGATCAGCAG AAACCTGGATGGAAAAAGTTTGTGGCGTTTGTAGGCCCTGGTTTTCTTGTCTCAATGGCTTATATTGACCCTGGAAGCT TGGAAACTGATTTGCAAGCAGGAGCTAATCACCGATATGAG CTATTATGGGTAGTTCTTGTCGCATTAATCTTTGCTTTTATAATCCAGTCCCTTGCTGCAAATCTTGGAGTATGCTCTG GTAAACATTTATCAGAATTATGCAAGGCTGAGTACCCAAAATATGTCAAGTACTGCCTGTGGTTGCTGGCCGAAATAGCTGTCATAAACGCTGACATCCCAGAAGGCATCCAGAATtcttaa